One genomic region from Hydrogenimonas thermophila encodes:
- the thrC gene encoding threonine synthase: MTFIETRGNDGVKPAEVTFSQAILSPSASFGGLYVPKKLPTLDFDFFKAHSNSHYKELCKALFEKFDVDIAEVDLNAALDRYDAFDDPNDPVPLKKVEDDAFVSELWHGPTRAFKDMALQPFGYILSKLAEKRKEHYLIMAATSGDTGPATLETFKNASNVKVACLYPGGGTSDVQRLQMVTEEANNEKVIGINGDFDDAQTALKSLLASDSFKAKLQESNTQLSAANSVNFGRIIFQIIYHVHSYLELVKRGEISLGETVYLVVPSGNFGNALGGYYAKKMGLPVEKILISSNINNILTDLITKGEYDLTCKSLIQTTSPAMDILKSSNVERILFDKFGSSRTKQLMDDLAENGKYKLTHEELEILREDFDATFSSDEEGKEVIAEYAKKGYIMDPHTATCFKAYKNLRKKSLKTIIYSTAEWTKFSPTVCEALGREVERDLDALKWISEKFNVPVPKMIAELFEKPIVHKTVIDKEKIEEEILKFI, translated from the coding sequence ATGACATTTATAGAAACTCGTGGAAATGATGGAGTAAAACCAGCAGAAGTTACATTTAGTCAGGCAATTTTAAGTCCAAGTGCAAGTTTTGGTGGGCTATATGTTCCTAAAAAGCTGCCAACTCTTGATTTTGACTTTTTTAAAGCACACTCCAATAGTCACTACAAAGAGCTTTGCAAAGCACTTTTTGAGAAGTTTGATGTAGATATAGCGGAAGTTGATCTTAATGCTGCTCTTGATCGTTATGATGCATTTGATGATCCAAATGATCCGGTACCATTGAAAAAAGTAGAAGATGATGCTTTCGTAAGTGAGTTGTGGCATGGACCAACTCGTGCTTTTAAAGATATGGCACTTCAGCCATTTGGCTACATTCTCTCCAAACTTGCTGAAAAACGCAAAGAGCACTACCTAATTATGGCGGCTACAAGCGGTGATACAGGTCCTGCAACATTAGAAACTTTTAAAAATGCATCAAATGTAAAAGTGGCTTGTCTATACCCTGGTGGTGGAACAAGTGATGTTCAGCGTTTGCAGATGGTTACTGAAGAGGCAAACAATGAAAAGGTGATCGGAATAAATGGTGACTTTGATGATGCCCAAACAGCACTAAAAAGCTTACTTGCAAGTGATAGTTTCAAAGCAAAACTGCAAGAGAGCAATACACAGCTTTCAGCCGCAAACTCTGTAAACTTTGGTCGTATTATTTTCCAAATTATTTACCATGTTCATAGCTATTTAGAGCTTGTAAAACGTGGTGAAATCAGCTTAGGCGAAACAGTCTATCTTGTAGTTCCAAGTGGAAACTTCGGAAATGCTTTAGGTGGTTACTATGCAAAGAAAATGGGATTGCCTGTTGAAAAAATTCTGATTTCATCCAATATAAACAATATTCTAACTGATCTGATTACAAAAGGTGAGTATGACCTTACTTGCAAGTCACTTATTCAAACAACATCTCCTGCAATGGATATTTTGAAGTCATCTAATGTTGAACGTATCCTTTTTGATAAGTTTGGAAGTAGCAGAACTAAGCAATTAATGGATGATTTGGCTGAAAATGGCAAATATAAGCTAACTCACGAAGAGCTAGAGATTCTACGTGAAGATTTTGATGCAACATTCAGCAGTGATGAAGAGGGTAAGGAGGTTATAGCTGAGTATGCCAAAAAAGGGTATATTATGGACCCTCATACAGCTACATGTTTTAAAGCATATAAAAACTTACGAAAAAAGAGCCTTAAAACAATCATCTATTCAACTGCTGAGTGGACGAAATTTAGTCCAACTGTTTGTGAAGCTCTAGGACGAGAAGTGGAGCGTGATCTTGATGCATTGAAGTGGATCAGTGAGAAGTTTAATGTACCTGTACCTAAAATGATTGCTGAACTCTTTGAAAAACCGATTGTTCATAAAACGGTAATTGATAAAGAGAAGATTGAGGAAGAGATTCTTAAGTTTATATAA
- the cutA gene encoding divalent-cation tolerance protein CutA, with translation MSKYRLVIVTASKLDEPERIAYKIVEKSLAACVNIVPKIRSIYKWKGKVQHSRESLMIIKTVDSKVKKLKKEIKKLHSYEVPEILVLKIDDGDDNYLDWIDSVVK, from the coding sequence ATGAGTAAATATCGTTTGGTTATTGTGACTGCTTCTAAACTTGATGAACCGGAGCGAATAGCATATAAAATTGTAGAAAAGTCTCTTGCTGCTTGTGTAAATATTGTCCCTAAAATTCGTTCAATATATAAATGGAAAGGCAAAGTGCAACACTCAAGAGAGTCTTTAATGATTATTAAAACAGTTGATTCAAAAGTTAAAAAGCTAAAAAAAGAGATAAAAAAGCTGCATAGCTATGAAGTTCCAGAAATCCTAGTTTTAAAAATTGATGATGGGGATGATAACTATTTAGACTGGATCGATTCAGTCGTTAAATAG
- the argB gene encoding acetylglutamate kinase → MKKKMQVVQTLLDTLPFIRKFAGQTIVIKYGGAAQTSPELKEKFAQDIVLMHLVGIKPVVVHGGGPKITQLLSDLGIKTEFVEGQRVTTKEAMRIVEMVLSGEVNKEIVSLLNDHGSKAIGISGKDAHFIQARAKDRSKWGYTGVIEEIHADVVQNLMNEDFIPVIAPIAASKDPGEPGFNINADLAASKVAVALKASKVVFLTDTPGVLDGEGNLIGTLGTEKINLLKNEGVISGGMVPKVDACLEAINGGVQKAHIIDGRIEHSILLEIFTSEGIGTQIVH, encoded by the coding sequence GTGAAAAAGAAAATGCAAGTTGTACAGACTCTTCTTGATACACTTCCTTTTATTAGAAAATTTGCAGGTCAGACTATTGTTATTAAATACGGTGGAGCGGCTCAGACTTCTCCAGAGCTTAAAGAGAAGTTTGCACAAGATATCGTGTTGATGCATCTAGTAGGTATTAAACCTGTTGTAGTGCATGGTGGTGGTCCTAAGATTACTCAGCTTTTATCTGATCTTGGTATTAAAACTGAGTTTGTAGAGGGGCAAAGAGTAACAACAAAAGAGGCTATGCGCATAGTTGAAATGGTACTTAGTGGAGAGGTAAATAAAGAGATTGTTTCACTGCTTAATGATCATGGCTCTAAGGCAATTGGAATAAGTGGAAAGGATGCCCATTTTATTCAGGCACGAGCAAAAGATAGAAGTAAGTGGGGTTATACAGGTGTAATTGAAGAGATTCATGCAGATGTAGTACAAAACTTAATGAATGAAGATTTTATACCTGTTATTGCACCAATTGCTGCTAGTAAAGATCCTGGTGAACCAGGGTTTAATATAAATGCTGACCTTGCAGCAAGTAAAGTAGCAGTTGCATTGAAAGCAAGTAAAGTAGTATTTTTGACAGATACTCCAGGTGTTTTAGATGGTGAAGGAAATCTCATTGGAACACTTGGAACAGAAAAGATAAATCTGCTTAAAAATGAAGGGGTCATAAGCGGTGGAATGGTACCTAAAGTTGATGCTTGTTTAGAAGCAATCAATGGCGGTGTTCAAAAAGCGCATATTATAGATGGACGCATTGAGCATTCAATTTTGCTTGAAATTTTTACGAGTGAAGGAATTGGAACACAGATTGTTCATTAA